A genomic region of Zea mays cultivar B73 chromosome 6, Zm-B73-REFERENCE-NAM-5.0, whole genome shotgun sequence contains the following coding sequences:
- the LOC103630609 gene encoding proline-rich receptor-like protein kinase PERK2, which produces MSAPPPSNTSPPSTSTPAAAAAALSPPSPSTPEPSNSTTSAAAPSLPPPQAPVPPPPPPPTPVAPPAVSPPGTPPAGPPATVSPPPDRPAPSPPAPPLLSPPVQPPAPPSAPPALSPPPLAPSTPPPGPTPSAPPAPPAPLPQSPVTPAAPPPAASPPTPQPPVTPSAPPASPAPIPQPPAIPVPAAPPASPSPIPQPPIPSPPAPVMPPPLPAPSVISPPSPPAIPAPVTPTPSQPTITPPSPSTPTPAPPMPPVPAPTPTPPSPPVTPATPLTPLPPPSPAVPAPVTPSPPTVAPVPPTPTPPAPPLPSPPSPVTPVPPVPSPPSPVMPSPSIPVPPLPSPARPSPPSPVTPSPPGVPAPIIPPSPRTPEPPPATPSPLRPDPPAAPSRRPPSPTPAPRSPHAPPAPPGVIPSHPPPPGVTPSSPSDGPSSTTSFAPPAPSGSNGTVIGVSVAVATVVMLGLIVGLIYCLCCSKKSRQRRRSSPPGNVYGPRGLPVTWSHQQAKPQSHYSQQMLGQSWQTSSGSSSGVLLGPLRPPPPPPPPLFTGGTVSYAELVAATRGFSDANLLGQGGFGHVYRGTLERGGGGGEVAIKRLRPGSGQGDREFRAEVEIISRVHHRHLVSLVGYCIHGDQRLLVYEYVPNKTLELHLHGSGRPVLDWQQRWRIALGSAKGLAYLHEDCDPKIIHRDIKAANILLDYNFEPKVSDFGLAKIQPADDTHVSTRVMGTFGYLAPEYATTGKVTDRSDVYSFGVVLLELITGMTPVLSPEPDNDETLVSWSKPRLARALGEDALDELTDPILGTNYDGVDMRRLIACAAAAVRSTARTRPRMGQIVRFLEGQMSAEALNGGVAPGQSGTVDDGAADQLRRMRRLAFVPAASSTGGFLTEDTSRSYVSEATSEYGLHPSSSSSSDDGATSEAASAGRDGQRSGEIGVADGMTRRTRSGRADE; this is translated from the exons ATGTCGGCCCCTCCACCATCCAATACTTCGCCTCCATCTACTTCTACTCCTGCAGCTGCAGCTGCAGCCCTGTCGCCTCCTTCTCCAAGCACTCCAGAGCCGTCGAACTCGACCACGTCCGCTGCAGCCCCGTCGCTTCCACCACCGCAAGCGCcagttccgccgccgccgccgccaccgaccCCGGTTGCTCCGCCGGCTGTTTCTCCTCCAGGGACTCCTCCTGCTGGCCCACCGGCAACGGTGTCTCCGCCGCCTGATCGTCCGGCTCCTTCGCCACCCGCCCCGCCGCTTCTCTCGCCCCCCGTGCAACCGCCAGCGCCTCCATCTGCTCCGCCGGCACTTTCGCCTCCACCGCTGGCGCCATCTACTCCACCCCCGGGACCCACGCCATCTGCCCCGCCGGCGCCACCGGCTCCTCTGCCGCAATCGCCAGTGACTCCTGCTGCTCCGCCGCCAGCGGCGTCTCCTCCTACGCCGCAGCCACCGGTGACACCATCTGCACCACCGGCGTCTCCTGCTCCTATACCACAGCCACCGGCTATACCAGTACCAGCTGCTCCACCGGCGTCTCCTTCTCCTATACCGCAGCCACCAATACCTTCTCCACCTGCACCGGTGATGCCACCACCGTTGCCTGCGCCATCAGTAATCTCTCCTCCATCGCCGCCAGCGATCCCTGCGCCAGTAACTCCCACACCGTCCCAACCGACGATCACGCCGCCTTCACCGTCAACGCCCACTCCGGCGCCTCCAATGCCGCCGGTGCCTGCGCCAACGCCCACGCCGCCGTCGCCTCCAGTGACGCCTGCGACACCACTGACGCCATTACCGCCGCCATCCCCTGCGGTGCCAGCACCAGTGACGCCGTCCCCTCCTACCGTGGCTCCGGTACCACCAACACCCACTCCTCCAGCACCACCCTTGCCGTCGCCGCCTTCTCCCGTGACGCCAGTGCCACCAGTGCCGTCTCCGCCGTCTCCAGTGATGCCATCTCCATCAATACCGGTGCCACCATTGCCTTCCCCGGCAAGGCCGTCTCCACCTTCGCCAGTGACTCCGTCTCCCCCAGGTGTCCCAGCTCCAATCATACCACCATCCCCGCGAACGCCGGAGCCACCACCCGCGACGCCATCTCCACTCCGGCCAGACCCTCCAGCGGCGCCCAGCAGACGGCCGCCCTCGCCGACTCCTGCTCCGCGATCTCCGCATGCCCCTCCTGCTCCTCCTGGCGTAATTCCGTCTCACCCTCCTCCTCCCGGCGTAACCCCGTCGTCCCCAAGTGATGGCCCTTCTTCCACGACATCATTCGCACCTCCGGCGCCGTCAGGTTCAAACGGGACTGTGATCGGCGTGTCCGTGGCCGTCGCAACGGTGGTCATGCTCGGCCTCATAGTCGGCCTCATCTACTGCCTCTGCTGCTCCAAGAAGAGCCGTCAACGCCGCCGCAGCTCTCCGCCCG GCAACGTCTACGGCCCCCGCGGGCTGCCGGTGACGTGGTCGCACCAGCAAGCGAAGCCGCAGTCGCACTACTCGCAGCAGATGCTCGGGCAGTCGTGGCAGAccagcagcggcagcagcagcggCGTGCTCTTGGGGCCcctccgcccgccgccgccgccgccgccgccgttgttCACGGGCGGCACCGTGTCGTACGCGGAGCTGGTGGCGGCGACGCGCGGGTTCTCGGACGCCAACCTGCTGGGGCAGGGCGGGTTCGGGCACGTGTACCGCGGCACGCTggagcgcggcggcggcggcggcgaggtggCCATCAAGCGCCTGCGGCCCGGGAGCGGGCAGGGCGACCGCGAGTTCCGCGCCGAGGTGGAGATCATCAGCCGCGTGCACCACCGCCACCTCGTGTCCCTCGTCGGCTACTGCATCCACGGCGACCAGCGCCTGCTCGTCTACGAGTACGTGCCCAACAAGACGCTCGAGCTCCACCTGCACG GGAGTGGTCGCCCGGTGCTGGATTGGCAGCAGAGGTGGAGGATCGCACTTGGGTCCGCCAAGGGACTGGCATACTTGCACGAGGACT GTGATCCTAAGATTATCCACCGTGACATCAAGGCGGCAAACATACTTCTGGATTACAATTTCGAGCCCAAG GTTTCAGACTTTGGGTTGGCCAAGATACAGCCGGCAGACGACACTCACGTCTCCACGCGTGTTATGGGAACCTTTGG ATATCTGGCGCCGGAGTACGCCACCACCGGCAAAGTAACGGACCGGTCCGACGTCTACTCGTTCGGGGTCGTGCTTCTTGAGCTGATCACAGGGATGACGCCTGTCCTGTCGCCGGAGCCAGACAACGACGAGACTCTGGTTTCTTGG TCGAAGCCTAGGCTGGCGAGAGCTCTCGGAGAGGACGCCCTGGACGAGCTGACCGACCCGATCCTGGGCACCAACTACGACGGCGTCGACATGCGCCGGCTCATCGCCTGCGCCGCCGCTGCGGTGCGGTCCACGGCCCGGACCCGCCCCCGGATGGGCCAG ATCGTGCGGTTCCTGGAAGGGCAGATGTCGGCGGAGGCCCTCAACGGCGGCGTGGCGCCGGGGCAGAGCGGGACCGTGGACGACGGCGCGGCCGACCAGCTGCGGCGGATGAGGCGGTTGGCGTTCGTGCCGGCGGCCTCCTCCACGGGGGGCTTCCTCACCGAGGACACGAGCAGGAGCTACGTGAGCGAAGCGACCAGCGAGTACGGGCTGCACCCGTCGTCGTCCAGCTCCAGCGACGACGGCGCCACGAGCGAGGCGGCCAGCGCAGGGAGGGACGGGCAGAGGTCCGGCGAGATCGGCGTCGCCGACGGGATGACCCGCCGCACGCGGTCGGGACGCGCCGACGAGTGA